One Phaseolus vulgaris cultivar G19833 chromosome 4, P. vulgaris v2.0, whole genome shotgun sequence DNA window includes the following coding sequences:
- the LOC137838473 gene encoding uncharacterized protein, protein MSRVGWSAGQVLYEPKGIIKGQVFADFVAERSPGSAQQEEEVGSQWVLSVDGSSNQQGSGAGVVLEGPNGLLIEQALKFSFKASNNQEEYEALIAGMLLAKEMGAPSLLAKSDLQLVTGQVTGEYEAKDMQMAAYLRYVKVLKEAFELVHVPREQNARVDLLAKLASSGKGGRQRTVIQETLKTPRTFVAGNRVDVLQISPFKGRRRSHQSLT, encoded by the coding sequence ATGTCGCGGGTAGGATGGTCCGCTGGGCAAGTGTTGTATGAGCCCAAGGGTATCATCAAAGgacaggtgttcgcggacttcgtgGCGGAGCGCTCGCCAGGGAGCGCGCAGCAAGAGGAAGAGGTTGGCTCCCagtgggtgctctcggtggatggatcctcGAATCAGCAAGGGAGTGGAGCCGGTGTGGTCCTGGAAGGGCCAAACGGTTTGTTGATTGAGCAGGCCTTGAAGTTttccttcaaggcaagtaacaatcaagaAGAGTACGAGGCCCTGATAGCTGGGATGCTCTTAGCCAAAGAGATGGGTGCGCCGAGCCTGTTGGCAAAGAGTGATTTGcagttggtcacgggacaagtaaccgGGGAGTACGAAGCCAAGGACATGCAGATGGCTGCATATTTAAGGTATGTTAAAGTGCTGAAAGAGGCGTTCGAGTTGGTCCATGtcccaagagagcaaaatgcgcgtgttgacctgctcgccaagctggccagctcaggcaaggggggaaggcagaggacggtcatccaggagaccctcaaaacgCCGCGAACGTTTGTGGCAGGaaacagggtggacgtcctccagATTAGTCCGTTCAAAGGAAGGCGGAGGAGTCATCAGTCCTTGACTTAG